One segment of Trachemys scripta elegans isolate TJP31775 chromosome 1, CAS_Tse_1.0, whole genome shotgun sequence DNA contains the following:
- the IFNAR2 gene encoding interferon alpha/beta receptor 2 isoform X2: protein MMAVLIGPLSFCQLVYLSILTTTLFSLPEASVINPPLELTMDSKNFQHILSWEPGINTTMPTYYNVKYIGLSGSEKEWKMAKECSNTTCLSCNLTKEYEEYTSTYIAMVQRVTEHGELNSSILEFSPYTSNLGPPAVNLTACPACINVTVKLPAAYLKESSLIAIYQKLDYTITVESFDRKEKIPIKNETSEESFSYVVGSLRSNTNYCVSVAVAASLNRRSIPSALKCVITKSNTQPGYGIIPILNGGLVALIIGIFLLGLYKGGFICLKSKPWPKVLETTNKLHCSVHEPDPENVCSVQVMYKEVKKKEWEYCYDDDSESDSENSGEYTRHVILGRVPSSHAKSNTFAHQTIDCTSAESSSQATELLNSDAENSEEHQSVIRENEITSGVFFHPSSEVNSSSTSELSNSACFNINLNTVMLGDPDKTWDDSATLISHQKDAIDLQDSSASDALESKFFTNIVDVKKPVCHNISHEWQKPSVSDESDASDSEYIRR, encoded by the exons ATGATGGCAGTACTGATTGGACCACTGAGTTTTTGTCAACTTG TGTACCTCAGCATTTTGACCACTACTTTGTTCAGCTTGCCAG AAGCATCTGTGATAAATCCACCTCTGGAGTTAACAATGGACTCTAAGAATTTCCAGCACATTTTATCATGGGAACCAGGAATTAATACAACTATGCCAACATACTATAATGTGAAATACATAGGTCTCAG TGGATCAGAAAAGGAATGGAAAATGGCTAAAGAATGTTCAAATACCACATGCCTATCCTGTAACTTGACAAAGGAGTATGAAGAATATACTTCTACCTACATAGCAATGGTTCAGAGAGTCACAGAACATGGAGAATTAAATTCATCTATTCTTGAATTCTCTCCATATACATCCA ACTTGGGTCCACCAGCAGTTAATCTTACTGCTTGTCCAGCCTGCATAAATGTGACAGTAAAACTTCCAGCCGCATATTTAAAAGAAAGTTCTTTAATTGCTATATATCAAAAACTTGATTATACGATAACAGTGGAATCATTTGATAGAAAGGAAAAG ATTCCTATTAAGAATGAAACCTCTGAAGAAAGCTTTAGCTATGTTGTTGGAAGCTTGCGTTCAAATACAAATTATTGTGTGTCTGTTGCTGTGGCTGCATCATTAAACCGTCGTTCCATCCCTTCGGCCTTGAAATGTGTAATCACCAAGTCCAACACTCAACCAG gtTATGGTATAATTCCAATCCTAAATGGTGGACTTGTTGCATTGATAATAGGCATCTTCCTACTAGGACTGTATAAAGGAGGTTTCATTTGCTTAAAAAGTAAACCGTGGCCAAAAGTTTTG gaaACCACAAATAAATTACATTGCTCGGTGCATGAACCTGATCCTGAAAATGTGTGCTCTGTACAAGTCATGTATAAGGAGGTGAAAAAAAAGGAGTGGGAATACTGTTATGATGATGATAGCGAAAGTGATAGTGAAAATTCTGGTGAATATACCAGACATGTCATCTTGGGCAGAGTTCCAAGTTCCCATGCCAAATCAAACACCTTCGCGCACCAGACTATAGACTGTACATCTGCAGAGAGTAGCAGTCAAGCAACTGAACTTCTGAATTCTGACGCAGAAAATTCTGAAGAGCATCAATCTGTCATTAGAGAAAATGAAATCACAAGTGGAGTGTTCTTTCATCCTTCATCTGAAGTAAACAGTTCCTCAACTTCTGAGTTAAGTAACAGTGCTTGCTTTAACATAAATTTAAATACTGTGATGCTGGGAGACCCTGACAAGACCTGGGATGATTCTGCAACATTAATCTCCCACCAAAAGGATGCAATTGACTTGCAAGATTCTAGTGCTTCTGATGCACTTGAATCAAAATTTTTTACTAACATAGTAGATGTTAAGAAGCCAGTTTGTCATAACATCTCACACGAATGGCAAAAACCTAGTGTCTCGGATGAAAGTGATGCATCAGATTCTGAATACATAAGGAGATGA
- the IFNAR2 gene encoding interferon alpha/beta receptor 2 isoform X1 — MMAVLIGPLSFCQLVYLSILTTTLFSLPEASVINPPLELTMDSKNFQHILSWEPGINTTMPTYYNVKYIGLSGSEKEWKMAKECSNTTCLSCNLTKEYEEYTSTYIAMVQRVTEHGELNSSILEFSPYTSTDLGPPAVNLTACPACINVTVKLPAAYLKESSLIAIYQKLDYTITVESFDRKEKIPIKNETSEESFSYVVGSLRSNTNYCVSVAVAASLNRRSIPSALKCVITKSNTQPGYGIIPILNGGLVALIIGIFLLGLYKGGFICLKSKPWPKVLETTNKLHCSVHEPDPENVCSVQVMYKEVKKKEWEYCYDDDSESDSENSGEYTRHVILGRVPSSHAKSNTFAHQTIDCTSAESSSQATELLNSDAENSEEHQSVIRENEITSGVFFHPSSEVNSSSTSELSNSACFNINLNTVMLGDPDKTWDDSATLISHQKDAIDLQDSSASDALESKFFTNIVDVKKPVCHNISHEWQKPSVSDESDASDSEYIRR; from the exons ATGATGGCAGTACTGATTGGACCACTGAGTTTTTGTCAACTTG TGTACCTCAGCATTTTGACCACTACTTTGTTCAGCTTGCCAG AAGCATCTGTGATAAATCCACCTCTGGAGTTAACAATGGACTCTAAGAATTTCCAGCACATTTTATCATGGGAACCAGGAATTAATACAACTATGCCAACATACTATAATGTGAAATACATAGGTCTCAG TGGATCAGAAAAGGAATGGAAAATGGCTAAAGAATGTTCAAATACCACATGCCTATCCTGTAACTTGACAAAGGAGTATGAAGAATATACTTCTACCTACATAGCAATGGTTCAGAGAGTCACAGAACATGGAGAATTAAATTCATCTATTCTTGAATTCTCTCCATATACATCCA cAGACTTGGGTCCACCAGCAGTTAATCTTACTGCTTGTCCAGCCTGCATAAATGTGACAGTAAAACTTCCAGCCGCATATTTAAAAGAAAGTTCTTTAATTGCTATATATCAAAAACTTGATTATACGATAACAGTGGAATCATTTGATAGAAAGGAAAAG ATTCCTATTAAGAATGAAACCTCTGAAGAAAGCTTTAGCTATGTTGTTGGAAGCTTGCGTTCAAATACAAATTATTGTGTGTCTGTTGCTGTGGCTGCATCATTAAACCGTCGTTCCATCCCTTCGGCCTTGAAATGTGTAATCACCAAGTCCAACACTCAACCAG gtTATGGTATAATTCCAATCCTAAATGGTGGACTTGTTGCATTGATAATAGGCATCTTCCTACTAGGACTGTATAAAGGAGGTTTCATTTGCTTAAAAAGTAAACCGTGGCCAAAAGTTTTG gaaACCACAAATAAATTACATTGCTCGGTGCATGAACCTGATCCTGAAAATGTGTGCTCTGTACAAGTCATGTATAAGGAGGTGAAAAAAAAGGAGTGGGAATACTGTTATGATGATGATAGCGAAAGTGATAGTGAAAATTCTGGTGAATATACCAGACATGTCATCTTGGGCAGAGTTCCAAGTTCCCATGCCAAATCAAACACCTTCGCGCACCAGACTATAGACTGTACATCTGCAGAGAGTAGCAGTCAAGCAACTGAACTTCTGAATTCTGACGCAGAAAATTCTGAAGAGCATCAATCTGTCATTAGAGAAAATGAAATCACAAGTGGAGTGTTCTTTCATCCTTCATCTGAAGTAAACAGTTCCTCAACTTCTGAGTTAAGTAACAGTGCTTGCTTTAACATAAATTTAAATACTGTGATGCTGGGAGACCCTGACAAGACCTGGGATGATTCTGCAACATTAATCTCCCACCAAAAGGATGCAATTGACTTGCAAGATTCTAGTGCTTCTGATGCACTTGAATCAAAATTTTTTACTAACATAGTAGATGTTAAGAAGCCAGTTTGTCATAACATCTCACACGAATGGCAAAAACCTAGTGTCTCGGATGAAAGTGATGCATCAGATTCTGAATACATAAGGAGATGA
- the IFNAR2 gene encoding interferon alpha/beta receptor 2 isoform X3, translating to MDSKNFQHILSWEPGINTTMPTYYNVKYIGLSGSEKEWKMAKECSNTTCLSCNLTKEYEEYTSTYIAMVQRVTEHGELNSSILEFSPYTSTDLGPPAVNLTACPACINVTVKLPAAYLKESSLIAIYQKLDYTITVESFDRKEKIPIKNETSEESFSYVVGSLRSNTNYCVSVAVAASLNRRSIPSALKCVITKSNTQPGYGIIPILNGGLVALIIGIFLLGLYKGGFICLKSKPWPKVLETTNKLHCSVHEPDPENVCSVQVMYKEVKKKEWEYCYDDDSESDSENSGEYTRHVILGRVPSSHAKSNTFAHQTIDCTSAESSSQATELLNSDAENSEEHQSVIRENEITSGVFFHPSSEVNSSSTSELSNSACFNINLNTVMLGDPDKTWDDSATLISHQKDAIDLQDSSASDALESKFFTNIVDVKKPVCHNISHEWQKPSVSDESDASDSEYIRR from the exons ATGGACTCTAAGAATTTCCAGCACATTTTATCATGGGAACCAGGAATTAATACAACTATGCCAACATACTATAATGTGAAATACATAGGTCTCAG TGGATCAGAAAAGGAATGGAAAATGGCTAAAGAATGTTCAAATACCACATGCCTATCCTGTAACTTGACAAAGGAGTATGAAGAATATACTTCTACCTACATAGCAATGGTTCAGAGAGTCACAGAACATGGAGAATTAAATTCATCTATTCTTGAATTCTCTCCATATACATCCA cAGACTTGGGTCCACCAGCAGTTAATCTTACTGCTTGTCCAGCCTGCATAAATGTGACAGTAAAACTTCCAGCCGCATATTTAAAAGAAAGTTCTTTAATTGCTATATATCAAAAACTTGATTATACGATAACAGTGGAATCATTTGATAGAAAGGAAAAG ATTCCTATTAAGAATGAAACCTCTGAAGAAAGCTTTAGCTATGTTGTTGGAAGCTTGCGTTCAAATACAAATTATTGTGTGTCTGTTGCTGTGGCTGCATCATTAAACCGTCGTTCCATCCCTTCGGCCTTGAAATGTGTAATCACCAAGTCCAACACTCAACCAG gtTATGGTATAATTCCAATCCTAAATGGTGGACTTGTTGCATTGATAATAGGCATCTTCCTACTAGGACTGTATAAAGGAGGTTTCATTTGCTTAAAAAGTAAACCGTGGCCAAAAGTTTTG gaaACCACAAATAAATTACATTGCTCGGTGCATGAACCTGATCCTGAAAATGTGTGCTCTGTACAAGTCATGTATAAGGAGGTGAAAAAAAAGGAGTGGGAATACTGTTATGATGATGATAGCGAAAGTGATAGTGAAAATTCTGGTGAATATACCAGACATGTCATCTTGGGCAGAGTTCCAAGTTCCCATGCCAAATCAAACACCTTCGCGCACCAGACTATAGACTGTACATCTGCAGAGAGTAGCAGTCAAGCAACTGAACTTCTGAATTCTGACGCAGAAAATTCTGAAGAGCATCAATCTGTCATTAGAGAAAATGAAATCACAAGTGGAGTGTTCTTTCATCCTTCATCTGAAGTAAACAGTTCCTCAACTTCTGAGTTAAGTAACAGTGCTTGCTTTAACATAAATTTAAATACTGTGATGCTGGGAGACCCTGACAAGACCTGGGATGATTCTGCAACATTAATCTCCCACCAAAAGGATGCAATTGACTTGCAAGATTCTAGTGCTTCTGATGCACTTGAATCAAAATTTTTTACTAACATAGTAGATGTTAAGAAGCCAGTTTGTCATAACATCTCACACGAATGGCAAAAACCTAGTGTCTCGGATGAAAGTGATGCATCAGATTCTGAATACATAAGGAGATGA